A stretch of the Eriocheir sinensis breed Jianghai 21 unplaced genomic scaffold, ASM2467909v1 Scaffold680, whole genome shotgun sequence genome encodes the following:
- the LOC126993820 gene encoding piggyBac transposable element-derived protein 3-like translates to MDEISNIPSTTFYGRQIDRLRARDQEYAQEINLENEESDVEPEEEEVDDPVMPTNLLTDTVQTEDIHAERATFDAEAYLPLSEDDTVVLEVAEATVENEEAPQVTARRARANARTSTSWVPSDHNDVTNNYSYLGPDHEYADDLRQPIEYVRQFLTDDLLDLFVTQSNLYLVQKNSNKPLNVDRNELEQWIGLCIYFSISKLPNVRMHWSHHLGDMRDVTSTVMSRNRWELIKTNFHMVDNSTETQNSRENKDRLFKVRPMVDHLREKFHQIPMEQELCIDEQMVPFKGRSYLKQYVPSKPHKYGYKFFVLAGKDGMTHDFIPYTGKINPVNDPTVPDLGPSSNVVLHLCQIIPSDCNHYLFFDNWFTSLPLLRHLATRKIWCCGTVRQARLPGIKKGKHDEKDLMKKGRGAYEELKCDNDGIEITYVKWYDNKIVNLVSTFAKALPLGKVSRWDKKLSQRIEISCPDIIKWYNKSMGGVDLADCLIALYRINIGAKKYYHRLIFHMIDMVIVNSWLLYRRDALHLKLPKSEVIPLAFFKIKVAFSLIKGGKELNRKRGRPSLSDATDAGPKVKKAGRPQALPDHPIRYDSVGHWPAVEEQRRMCKRKGCSGKTNITCSKCKVNLCLNGKQNCFVQFHTR, encoded by the exons ATGGATGAAATATCAA ATATCCCGTCGACTACATTTTATGGCAGACAGATTGACAGGCTACGTGCAAGAGATCAAGAATATGCGCAAGAAATCAAcctagaaaatgaagaaagtgatGTGGAacctgaagaagaggaggtagatgaCCCTGTCATGCCCACAAATCTACTCACTG ATACAGTACAAACTGAAGATATTCATGCTGAAAGGGCTACCTTTGATGCAGAAGCATACCTGCCACTCTCAGAAGATGATACTGTTGTTTTGGAGGTTGCAGAAGCTACAGTGGAGAATGAAGAGGCCCCACAAGTCACAGCCAGAAGAGCTCGAGCTAATGCCAGAACATCTACATCATGGGTGCCTTCTGATCACAATGATGTTACAAATAATTACAGTTATCTTGGCCCAGATCATGAGTATGCTGATGATTTACGTCAACCCATTGAATATGTAAGGCAATTCCTTACAGATGACCTCCTTGATTTATTTGTAACACAATCAAACCTTTACCTAGTACAAAAAAACTCAAACAAGCCTCTCAATGTGGATCGTAATGAGCTTGAACAATGGATTGGTTTGTGTATCTACTTTTCCATTAGCAAACTTCCTAATGTTAGGATGCATTGGTCCCACCATTTAGGTGATATGAGAGATGTCACTTCAACAGTTATGAGTCGTAACCGTTGGGAGCTTATCAAGACTAACTTTCATATGGTGGACAACAGTACTGAGACCCAGAATTCCAGAGAGAATAAGGATAGGCTTTTCAAGGTGCGGCCTATGGTAGATCACCTCAGGGAAAAATTCCATCAAATACCAATGGAGCAAGAGCTTTGCATTGATGAACAGATGGTTCCTTTTAAAGGAAGAAGTTACCTGAAACAATATGTTCCTAGCAAGCCACACAAATATGGTTACAAATTCTTTGTTTTGGCTGGCAAGGATGGCATGACACATGATTTTATCCCATATACTGGAAAAATCAATCCTGTGAATGATCCTACAGTACCTGACCTAGGTCCAAGTTCAAATGTAGTTCTGCATTTATGTCAAATCATACCATCTGACTGTAATCATTACTTGTTTTTTGATAACTGGTTCACATCTCTACCTTTGCTCAGGCACTTAGCAACAAGAAAAATTTGGTGTTGTGGTACAGTGCGTCAAGCACGCCTACCAGGCATAAAGAAGGGAAAACATGATGAAAAGGATCttatgaaaaaagggagaggtgCTTATGAAGAACTAAAGTGTGATAATGATGGAATAGAGATAACCTATGTCAAATGGTATGACAACAAAATAGTTAATCTTGTGTCCACTTTTGCCAAAGCACTACCGCTAGGAAAGGTGTCAAGGTGGGATAAAAAACTCTCCCAAAGGATTGAAATCAGTTGCCCAGATATCATCAAATGGTATAACAAGTCAATGGGAGGGGTGGATCTGGCAGACTGTCTAATTGCTCTGTACAGAATCAACATTGGAGCAAAAAAATATTACCACCGTTTGATCTTTCACATGATTGACATGGTGATTGTCAACAGCTGGCTTCTCTATAGAAGGGATGCTCTCCACCTCAAGCTACCAAAGTCAGAGGTAATTCCTCTGGCATTTTTCAAAATAAAAGTAGCATTTTCCCTGATAAAGGGAGGCAAAGAATTAAATCGCAAAAGAGGAAGACCATCTCTTTCAGATGCTACTGATGCAGGACCCAAAGTGAAAAAAGCTGGTAGGCCTCAAGCATTGCCTGATCATCCTATCAGATATGACAGTGTTGGCCACTGGCCTGCTGTAGAGGAACAAAGAAGGATGTGTAAGAGGAAAGGATGCAGTGGAAAAACAAATATCACATGCTCTAAATGCAAAGTAAACCTTTGCCTGAATGGAAAGCAAAACTGTTTTGTACAATTTCATACTCGTTAG